In Oncorhynchus gorbuscha isolate QuinsamMale2020 ecotype Even-year linkage group LG08, OgorEven_v1.0, whole genome shotgun sequence, one genomic interval encodes:
- the LOC124040809 gene encoding gastrula zinc finger protein XlCGF17.1-like isoform X1 has product MSSPSYSPSNEENDITVKQEVESGAFTVKEEEDAFRVKEEGEEITFTTKREEEEEEEEPGYLGPVSQTHLKASNGSNDQFNHKMVLRNRSLTNTRERRDYRGSSGEPQQPHDAEETEKSLSRSEHLNKHPQRPTGKRTHCCSDCGKRFTSSGIKIHQRTHTGEKSYSCGQCWRSFTTLISLKIHQRTHTREKRYSCDQCGKRFAKSGTLTQHQRTHTGEKPYRCDQCGKRFATSCTLTQHQRTHTGEKSYSCDQCGKSFSRSGVLTVHKRIHTGEKSYSCDQCGKRFATSGTLTRHQRTHTGEKPYSCDQCGKSFSRSGILTVHKRIHTGEIL; this is encoded by the exons ATGAGTTCACCAAGCTACTCTCCTTCTAATGAAGAGAATGATATTACAGTAAAACAAGAAGTAGAGAGTGGGGCCTTtactgtgaaagaagaggaggacgcgttcagagtgaaagaggagggggaggagattaCTTTTACAAcgaaaagggaggaggaggaagaagaggaggaacctggatatctgggcccggtttcccaaacgcATCTTAAGGCGTCCAATGGTTCTAACGATCAATTTAACCATAAGATGGTTTTGAGAAACCGCTCCCTGACCAAcacta gagagagacgtgactatcgtggatcctctggggagcctcaacaacctcatgatgctgaggagacagagaagagtctctccagatcagaacacctcaaTAAACACCCGCAGAGACCCACAGGGAAGAGAactcactgctgctctgactgtgggaagagattcacaTCATCAGGCATTaaaattcatcagagaacacacacaggagagaaatcttatagctgtggtcaatgttGGAGGAGTTTTACAACATTAATCTCTCTGaaaatacaccagagaacacacacaagagagaaacgttatagctgtgatcaatgtgggaagagatttgCTAAATCTGGCACCCTGActcaacaccagagaacacacacaggagagaaaccttatagatgtgatcaatgtgggaagagatttgCTACATCTTGCACCCTGActcaacaccagagaacacacacaggagagaaatcttatagctgtgatcaatgtgggaagagttttagtcGATCTGGAGTTCTGACAGTGCacaagagaatacacacaggagagaaatcttatagctgtgatcaatgtgggaagagatttgCTACATCTGGCACCCTGACtcgacaccagagaacacacacaggagagaaaccttatagctgtgatcaatgtgggaagagttttagtcGATCTGGAATTCTGACAGTGCacaagagaatacacacaggagagatcttatag
- the LOC124040809 gene encoding gastrula zinc finger protein XlCGF17.1-like isoform X2, whose translation MSSPSYSPSNEENDITVKQEVESGAFTVKEEEDAFRVKEEGEEITFTTKREEEEEEEEPGYLGPVSQTHLKASNGSNDQFNHKMVLRNRSLTNTRERRDYRGSSGEPQQPHDAEETEKSLSRSEHLNKHPQRPTGKRTHCCSDCGKRFTSSGIKIHQRTHTGEKSYSCGQCWRSFTTLISLKIHQRTHTREKRYSCDQCGKRFAKSGTLTQHQRTHTGEKPYRCDQCGKSFSRSGVLTVHKRIHTGEKSYSCDQCGKRFATSGTLTRHQRTHTGEKPYSCDQCGKSFSRSGILTVHKRIHTGEIL comes from the exons ATGAGTTCACCAAGCTACTCTCCTTCTAATGAAGAGAATGATATTACAGTAAAACAAGAAGTAGAGAGTGGGGCCTTtactgtgaaagaagaggaggacgcgttcagagtgaaagaggagggggaggagattaCTTTTACAAcgaaaagggaggaggaggaagaagaggaggaacctggatatctgggcccggtttcccaaacgcATCTTAAGGCGTCCAATGGTTCTAACGATCAATTTAACCATAAGATGGTTTTGAGAAACCGCTCCCTGACCAAcacta gagagagacgtgactatcgtggatcctctggggagcctcaacaacctcatgatgctgaggagacagagaagagtctctccagatcagaacacctcaaTAAACACCCGCAGAGACCCACAGGGAAGAGAactcactgctgctctgactgtgggaagagattcacaTCATCAGGCATTaaaattcatcagagaacacacacaggagagaaatcttatagctgtggtcaatgttGGAGGAGTTTTACAACATTAATCTCTCTGaaaatacaccagagaacacacacaagagagaaacgttatagctgtgatcaatgtgggaagagatttgCTAAATCTGGCACCCTGActcaacaccagagaacacacacaggagagaaaccttatagatgtgatcaatgtgggaagag ttttagtcGATCTGGAGTTCTGACAGTGCacaagagaatacacacaggagagaaatcttatagctgtgatcaatgtgggaagagatttgCTACATCTGGCACCCTGACtcgacaccagagaacacacacaggagagaaaccttatagctgtgatcaatgtgggaagagttttagtcGATCTGGAATTCTGACAGTGCacaagagaatacacacaggagagatcttatag